One Echinicola strongylocentroti DNA window includes the following coding sequences:
- a CDS encoding SusC/RagA family TonB-linked outer membrane protein, with amino-acid sequence MKHVLLKTAGALMVFCLCISFSFAQSSGKTVTGVVTNEETGEPIPGATILEKGTSNGTATDLDGNFTLELTTEAPVLTVSFIGYSSKEVPVGNASELDISLGEDMGQLEEVVVVGYGTQKRSDITGSVASVPKDRLSNLPVTNLTQAIQGTTAGLTVNQGSSVPGSTGGMQIRGVNSINANTSPFIVVDGSPYFGTLNDLNANDIESIEILKDASAVAIYGTRGANGVILVTTKRGDQTDGTPKINYSGYMGFESMSNVLEPMGPDAYVQKYADYLTANNQPQTDVLPNASEVANYEAGITTDWLGQATQPGRISEHNLSISGGTEKIQYYVSGSHLKQKGVVKGYQYARTNFRTNIDATITDWLKVGTSSFFTDNNYDGGRVNWLEATAMSPYSVPYDENGEYITFPMDPEQLFKNPLLGLTTDRLDRRRTLSGSGYADITPGFIEGLKYRFNATYVYNFDRFAGYTGRPIYDLNGTADVSNTERANWVIENILTYSKDIDKHHFDITALYSAQSVDYFLSEGQSRGFINDALSYNGMEAGTTQSTWSDANNYTLLSQMGRLNYSYDSRYLVTVTARRDGYSAFGANTSKYGLFPSMALGWNIHNEEFMQDHPGLGELKLRFSYGQSGNQAIDPNQTVTSANTVLQPFGGDAQVGVLYNTLGNPDLTWETTTSANLALDFGFVQNRIRGTVEVYKTNTEDILLERNLPTTTGYNNVWANLGEMQNKGFELTLNTVNIETGDFTWETSLNFSTYKNEIVDLYGDGRDDIGNQWFIGQPLRVIFDYEKLGIWQEGEDIASVDPVSQPGDLKFKDQNGDGQITEQDRVVLGQRDPKWMGGLTNTFRYKNWNLSIFIQTSQGGLKSNRDLTYADEAWRRNLPADYGYWTPDNPSDYWPSLAAYNRYRGYQFAEDYSYVRIKDVRLSYVVPQSFLERYNIGGLTLYAAGRNLHTFTDWFGWDPENTQVSRGSDGWENNYPLVRTISFGLNLTL; translated from the coding sequence ATGAAGCACGTTTTATTAAAAACGGCAGGCGCATTAATGGTGTTCTGCTTATGTATCAGTTTTTCATTTGCCCAGTCCAGTGGCAAAACGGTGACGGGAGTCGTCACCAATGAAGAGACAGGGGAGCCCATCCCAGGGGCGACGATATTGGAAAAAGGAACTTCCAATGGAACAGCAACAGACCTTGACGGAAATTTCACGTTAGAACTTACGACAGAAGCCCCCGTTTTGACGGTGTCTTTTATCGGTTACAGTAGCAAAGAAGTACCTGTAGGAAACGCTTCCGAATTGGACATTAGCCTTGGCGAGGACATGGGCCAGCTGGAGGAAGTGGTAGTCGTCGGGTACGGTACCCAAAAGCGTTCGGACATTACCGGCTCAGTGGCATCCGTACCAAAGGACCGACTGTCCAACCTTCCTGTGACCAATCTTACCCAAGCGATTCAGGGTACTACAGCTGGGCTAACCGTAAATCAAGGCTCTTCCGTTCCGGGCAGTACCGGCGGAATGCAGATCAGGGGCGTGAACTCCATCAATGCCAACACCAGTCCTTTTATCGTGGTGGATGGTTCACCTTATTTCGGTACGCTCAATGACTTGAACGCCAATGATATTGAGTCTATCGAAATCTTGAAGGATGCCTCTGCGGTGGCCATTTACGGTACCCGTGGCGCTAATGGGGTGATCTTGGTGACGACCAAAAGAGGCGATCAAACCGATGGAACCCCTAAAATCAACTACAGCGGCTATATGGGCTTTGAAAGCATGTCCAATGTGCTGGAGCCAATGGGGCCGGATGCTTATGTACAAAAATATGCCGATTACCTGACGGCCAACAATCAGCCTCAAACAGATGTCCTTCCCAATGCTTCGGAGGTAGCCAATTATGAGGCTGGAATCACCACTGATTGGTTGGGCCAAGCTACACAGCCAGGAAGGATTTCAGAGCATAACCTGAGCATATCTGGCGGGACGGAGAAAATCCAATATTATGTGTCCGGTAGCCACCTGAAGCAAAAAGGGGTGGTAAAAGGCTACCAGTACGCACGTACCAACTTCAGGACGAACATCGACGCGACCATCACGGATTGGCTGAAAGTGGGTACTTCTTCTTTCTTTACCGATAACAACTATGACGGCGGAAGAGTAAACTGGCTGGAAGCTACGGCGATGAGCCCCTACTCGGTTCCTTATGACGAAAACGGCGAGTATATCACTTTCCCAATGGATCCAGAGCAATTGTTCAAAAACCCACTTTTGGGTTTGACCACAGACCGCTTGGACAGAAGAAGAACACTTTCAGGGTCTGGCTATGCAGACATTACCCCAGGTTTTATCGAGGGATTGAAATACCGGTTCAATGCCACTTATGTGTACAATTTTGACCGTTTTGCTGGCTATACCGGACGGCCGATTTATGACCTGAACGGTACCGCTGACGTGTCCAATACCGAAAGGGCCAACTGGGTGATTGAAAATATCCTGACGTACTCCAAGGACATTGACAAGCACCATTTTGACATTACGGCACTGTACAGTGCACAGAGTGTGGATTATTTTCTATCAGAAGGCCAGTCGAGGGGCTTTATCAATGATGCCCTATCTTATAATGGCATGGAAGCAGGTACTACCCAGTCCACTTGGTCGGATGCCAATAACTACACGCTGCTTTCCCAAATGGGGAGGTTGAATTATTCGTATGACAGCCGATATTTGGTTACCGTGACGGCAAGACGGGACGGGTACTCTGCTTTTGGTGCCAATACCAGTAAGTATGGTCTTTTTCCTTCCATGGCCTTGGGCTGGAATATCCACAATGAGGAATTTATGCAAGATCATCCCGGGCTTGGAGAACTGAAGCTGAGGTTTTCTTACGGTCAATCCGGTAACCAAGCGATTGATCCAAATCAGACCGTGACCTCAGCCAATACGGTGCTACAGCCATTTGGAGGAGATGCTCAGGTTGGGGTATTATATAACACCTTGGGAAATCCTGATCTGACTTGGGAAACCACTACTTCTGCTAACTTGGCCTTGGATTTTGGTTTTGTGCAGAACAGGATTCGCGGTACCGTGGAGGTGTATAAAACCAATACGGAAGATATCCTGCTCGAAAGGAATTTGCCGACCACTACCGGGTACAATAACGTATGGGCCAATCTAGGTGAAATGCAGAACAAAGGTTTCGAGCTGACCTTGAATACGGTAAATATCGAGACGGGAGACTTCACCTGGGAGACTTCCTTGAATTTTTCTACCTATAAGAATGAGATCGTAGATCTCTATGGCGATGGCAGGGATGATATCGGTAACCAATGGTTTATCGGACAGCCTTTGCGGGTGATTTTTGATTATGAAAAGCTCGGCATCTGGCAAGAGGGAGAGGACATTGCCTCAGTGGATCCAGTATCCCAGCCCGGAGACCTTAAGTTCAAAGATCAAAACGGCGATGGACAGATTACAGAGCAAGACCGTGTGGTGTTGGGCCAAAGGGATCCAAAATGGATGGGCGGATTGACCAATACGTTCCGCTACAAAAACTGGAACCTAAGTATCTTTATCCAGACCTCTCAGGGTGGATTGAAATCCAATAGGGACTTGACCTATGCGGATGAGGCGTGGAGAAGAAACCTCCCTGCTGACTACGGATATTGGACGCCTGATAATCCTAGCGACTACTGGCCATCTTTGGCGGCGTATAATCGCTACAGGGGGTACCAGTTTGCTGAGGACTACAGCTATGTACGGATCAAGGATGTGAGATTGAGCTATGTGGTACCACAGTCCTTTTTGGAAAGGTACAATATCGGAGGTTTGACCCTTTATGCGGCGGGCAGAAACCTGCACACCTTTACCGATTGGTTTGGCTGGGATCCTGAAAACACGCAAGTTTCGCGTGGATCGGATGGATGGGAAAACAATTACCCATTGGTCAGAACAATTTCCTTTGGTCTTAATCTAACCCTTTAA
- a CDS encoding helix-turn-helix domain-containing protein, with the protein MDNHEKLEIIAQVTSSKTFSRAPSSCVLLRFLTEATIDGRDLKETTIGMELYGKSYEDEKSAAHIRVNVYHLRKKLEKYYQEEGADDQWQVRIKKGQYQVDFIKSREDEPATNRTKYGIALAGFILLLAVGFWLISRKSYTPLWQAYFESGKGTTLFIGDFFGIMGTTATGEIGWNRDYNINNIEDYYRYLEEHPEKKGEINPANYPYVTGMAANGTMNISRLFHRQDKDFDILFSSQTTIKDITETNSIYIGPIKNGNSFIDFFNDANPHASINHGMLDFQDPERNIDTLVNLSVDDGQIYEHAVVSRYKGPNETEQFVFFSDHDIGVKATTEKFTDIEWLENDFKRLLNNSNYFTAIFLVKGKDRTSMELELLLWDVLDDR; encoded by the coding sequence ATGGACAACCATGAAAAACTTGAAATAATAGCACAAGTCACCTCCAGCAAGACCTTTAGCCGGGCTCCCTCCAGCTGTGTCCTGTTGAGATTTCTTACAGAAGCCACCATCGACGGCAGGGACCTTAAAGAAACTACCATCGGAATGGAGCTTTATGGCAAATCTTACGAGGACGAAAAGAGCGCAGCACATATCCGGGTCAATGTCTATCACCTAAGAAAAAAGCTGGAAAAATATTACCAGGAAGAAGGCGCAGATGACCAGTGGCAAGTCCGCATCAAAAAGGGACAATACCAAGTGGATTTTATCAAAAGTAGGGAAGATGAACCGGCCACGAACAGGACAAAGTATGGCATTGCCTTGGCAGGTTTTATACTATTGCTGGCAGTGGGCTTTTGGTTGATCAGCAGAAAAAGCTACACCCCACTTTGGCAAGCTTATTTTGAGAGCGGTAAAGGGACCACGCTTTTCATCGGTGACTTTTTTGGCATCATGGGCACTACCGCGACTGGGGAAATAGGCTGGAACAGGGATTATAACATCAATAATATCGAAGATTATTACCGGTACTTGGAAGAGCATCCAGAAAAAAAAGGGGAGATCAACCCCGCCAATTATCCGTATGTCACGGGCATGGCTGCCAATGGGACCATGAATATTTCAAGGCTCTTTCACCGACAGGACAAGGACTTTGACATCCTCTTCAGCTCTCAGACCACGATCAAGGACATCACCGAGACCAATTCCATCTATATTGGCCCCATCAAAAATGGTAATTCGTTCATTGATTTTTTCAACGACGCCAATCCACATGCTTCCATTAACCATGGCATGTTGGATTTTCAAGATCCGGAAAGAAACATCGACACACTGGTCAACCTGAGCGTGGATGACGGCCAAATTTACGAACACGCCGTCGTCTCGCGCTACAAAGGCCCCAACGAGACAGAACAATTTGTATTCTTCTCCGATCATGACATCGGCGTCAAAGCCACCACCGAAAAATTTACGGACATCGAATGGCTGGAAAACGATTTCAAGCGACTCCTTAACAACTCCAATTATTTCACCGCTATTTTCCTTGTAAAAGGCAAAGACAGGACCAGCATGGAGCTCGAACTGTTACTTTGGGATGTCCTTGATGACCGATGA
- a CDS encoding glycoside hydrolase family 43 protein, which produces MKKSVLTTFMVLCVTLSLQAQHDDIYLFSYFMGNGEDGLHLAYSEDGLHWNALNDNKSVLAPTAGGDKLMRDPCIIRGGDGKFHMVWTVSWNEKGLGYASSDDLIHWSEQQFVPVMAHEEGAHNTWAPEIIYDDQKDRYMIFWSTTIKGLYPETQDTLENAYNHRMYYTTTKDFKKFSKTKLFYEPGFNVIDGTIIQHEGEYVMFVKDETRTPPAKNIRITKSKKLTKGYPVAEKPITGDYWAEGPTPLMVDGRCILFFDKYRDHHMGAVASTDFEHWEDISDEISFPNGTRHGTAFKVTQEEFKKLQEAF; this is translated from the coding sequence ATGAAAAAATCCGTCCTGACCACCTTCATGGTCTTATGCGTCACGCTCTCCCTTCAAGCCCAGCATGATGATATTTATCTTTTTTCCTACTTTATGGGCAATGGCGAAGATGGGCTCCACCTGGCCTACAGCGAGGACGGCCTGCATTGGAACGCCCTCAATGATAATAAAAGCGTGCTCGCTCCGACAGCTGGTGGCGATAAGCTAATGCGTGACCCGTGCATCATCCGAGGTGGAGACGGAAAATTCCACATGGTCTGGACGGTAAGTTGGAATGAAAAAGGCCTTGGTTACGCCTCTTCTGATGACCTTATCCATTGGTCTGAGCAGCAGTTTGTTCCTGTCATGGCACACGAAGAAGGAGCGCACAACACCTGGGCCCCAGAAATCATCTACGATGACCAAAAAGACCGCTACATGATTTTTTGGTCCACGACCATCAAAGGACTTTATCCCGAAACCCAAGACACCTTGGAAAATGCTTACAACCACAGGATGTACTACACGACCACCAAGGATTTCAAAAAATTCTCCAAGACCAAATTATTTTATGAGCCCGGTTTCAATGTGATCGATGGTACCATCATCCAGCATGAAGGGGAGTATGTGATGTTTGTAAAAGACGAAACCAGAACCCCACCAGCAAAAAACATCCGGATCACCAAAAGTAAAAAACTCACCAAGGGCTATCCTGTTGCCGAAAAGCCGATCACAGGTGACTATTGGGCAGAAGGTCCCACACCACTAATGGTAGACGGAAGATGCATTCTCTTCTTTGACAAATACCGTGACCACCACATGGGCGCCGTAGCCTCCACGGACTTCGAGCACTGGGAAGACATCTCTGATGAGATAAGCTTTCCCAACGGGACACGTCATGGAACAGCCTTTAAAGTCACCCAAGAGGAATTCAAAAAGCTCCAAGAAGCCTTTTAA
- a CDS encoding PSD1 and planctomycete cytochrome C domain-containing protein: MQQSRAILLFIFFIATILASCQDDEPVDFNAEVRPIINNKCITCHGGVKQSGDFSLLFESDALAKTKSGKPAILPGNAAESEMIKRILHADPDERMPPEGPPLSEEEVKTLKKWINEGAKWQDHWSFVAPQQPNLPEIDLAEWESNPIDQFILAKMDEKGLQPSPEAAPSTLARRLSLDLVGLPPTAEMIKNLQEDPSSQNYEKLVDELLASDHFGEKWASMWLDLARYADSKGYEKDAHRDMWKYRDWVINAFNEDMPFDRFTIEQLAGDLLPTPTKDQLIATGFHRNTMTNDEGGTDDEEFRVAAVLDRVNTTWEVWQGITFACVQCHSHPYDPIRHDEYYEFYAFLNNTADKDASPVESPVLPVFTEIGQKKEAALIRWIDSVKSSKPQFELASLVKSKEEELKSLKTYYLPIMRELPDDEKRTTHVFERGNWTVHGKEVSPDVPGSMPDLPENASKNRLSMAKWLVAPENPLTARVTVNRVWAQLFGKGIVLTQEDFGSQGTPPTHPELLDWLAVNWVENQQWHFKALMKSIVMSSTYRQTSKVTDEKLQHDAANDYLSRGPRVRLTAEQVRDQALAISGLLSDKMYGPSVMPHQPEGIWQVVYSGAEWQNDTGKDAHRRAIYTYIRRTSPYPSMVTFDGPSREFCVNRRIETNTPLQALVTLNDPVYIEAAQALAKKMETAGNTPEAQIAKGYELALFSPPNTAELQTLITLYQNARSHFQQSGEGLENLGNTETDPKRNALTTVANAIMNLDAFITKE, encoded by the coding sequence ATGCAGCAATCAAGGGCCATTCTTCTTTTTATATTTTTCATTGCAACCATCTTGGCTTCCTGTCAGGATGATGAACCAGTAGATTTCAATGCAGAAGTGCGGCCTATTATTAATAATAAATGCATCACTTGCCATGGCGGTGTAAAGCAATCAGGGGATTTCAGCCTCTTGTTTGAATCTGATGCCTTAGCAAAAACCAAATCCGGCAAACCGGCCATTCTTCCTGGCAATGCAGCCGAAAGTGAAATGATCAAGCGGATTCTTCACGCCGACCCTGACGAGCGTATGCCTCCTGAAGGCCCACCACTCAGCGAAGAGGAGGTAAAAACCCTCAAAAAGTGGATCAATGAAGGAGCCAAATGGCAAGATCACTGGTCCTTCGTAGCCCCTCAGCAGCCCAACCTACCGGAGATAGACCTAGCGGAATGGGAAAGCAACCCCATCGATCAGTTTATTTTGGCCAAAATGGACGAAAAAGGCCTTCAGCCTTCTCCTGAGGCAGCACCTTCCACACTTGCGAGGAGACTTAGCCTGGACCTCGTGGGGCTTCCTCCCACTGCAGAAATGATCAAAAACCTCCAAGAAGACCCCTCCTCTCAAAATTACGAAAAGCTGGTCGACGAACTCCTTGCCTCTGATCACTTTGGAGAAAAATGGGCTTCCATGTGGCTCGACCTGGCCCGCTATGCAGACTCCAAAGGCTATGAGAAAGACGCACACCGAGACATGTGGAAATACCGCGACTGGGTCATCAATGCGTTCAATGAGGACATGCCTTTTGACCGATTCACCATTGAGCAGCTGGCCGGAGACTTGCTTCCCACGCCCACAAAAGACCAGCTGATCGCCACGGGATTCCACCGCAATACCATGACCAATGATGAAGGCGGTACCGATGATGAAGAATTCAGAGTGGCCGCTGTCCTGGACAGGGTAAACACCACTTGGGAGGTTTGGCAGGGCATCACCTTTGCCTGTGTGCAGTGCCATAGCCACCCCTATGATCCCATTCGTCACGATGAATATTACGAGTTTTATGCTTTCCTAAACAACACCGCCGACAAGGACGCTTCGCCTGTTGAAAGCCCTGTGCTTCCTGTTTTTACTGAAATCGGCCAAAAGAAAGAAGCGGCACTCATCCGCTGGATCGACTCTGTCAAGTCCAGCAAGCCCCAATTCGAACTTGCCTCGCTCGTAAAATCCAAAGAGGAAGAGTTAAAATCCTTGAAGACCTATTACCTGCCCATCATGCGGGAATTGCCAGATGACGAAAAACGGACTACGCATGTCTTTGAACGGGGAAACTGGACTGTGCACGGAAAAGAGGTGTCGCCGGATGTGCCTGGCTCCATGCCTGATCTCCCAGAGAACGCTTCCAAAAACAGGTTGAGCATGGCGAAGTGGCTGGTAGCTCCAGAGAATCCGTTGACTGCCCGTGTCACGGTCAATAGAGTCTGGGCACAGCTCTTCGGGAAAGGCATCGTCCTCACCCAAGAGGATTTTGGCAGTCAAGGAACACCTCCCACACATCCGGAGCTGCTAGACTGGCTCGCTGTCAACTGGGTAGAAAATCAGCAATGGCACTTCAAAGCCCTAATGAAATCGATCGTCATGTCATCCACCTACCGTCAAACTTCCAAGGTAACAGACGAAAAACTCCAACATGATGCGGCCAACGATTACCTCTCTCGCGGACCAAGGGTCAGGTTAACCGCTGAACAAGTTCGGGATCAGGCACTGGCCATAAGTGGATTGCTGAGTGACAAAATGTACGGCCCCTCCGTCATGCCCCATCAGCCAGAAGGCATCTGGCAAGTCGTCTACAGCGGAGCAGAATGGCAAAATGACACGGGGAAAGATGCCCACAGAAGAGCCATATACACTTATATCCGCCGTACCAGCCCTTACCCATCCATGGTCACCTTCGATGGACCTAGCCGGGAGTTTTGTGTCAATCGCCGCATAGAGACCAATACTCCTTTGCAGGCCTTGGTCACGCTCAATGATCCCGTCTATATCGAAGCGGCCCAGGCACTGGCCAAAAAAATGGAAACTGCTGGAAACACTCCAGAAGCACAAATTGCCAAAGGCTATGAGCTGGCTTTGTTTTCCCCTCCCAATACCGCCGAACTACAAACCCTCATCACGCTTTACCAAAACGCCCGATCCCATTTCCAACAATCCGGCGAAGGACTGGAAAATCTGGGCAATACCGAAACCGACCCCAAACGTAACGCCCTGACCACCGTTGCCAACGCCATCATGAACCTGGATGCTTTTATCACGAAGGAATAA
- a CDS encoding NHL repeat-containing protein has protein sequence MQQKNLNNRRDFIKTTSTLIAGGLLFPHINFGKALDPKAAIVGHGDFRYKVKKEWGTQDPSIYPVKDCHEMVQDKKGRLILLTNETQNNVMFYDRSGKVLDTWGHDFPGAHGLTLHDENGEEFLYITDHDRHQVFKTTLDGKILLTLDYPKETGVYDGPEKYKPTEVAISPNGDIYIADGYGQSYVIQYSSTGEYIRHFGGNGDADDQLKQAHGICLDTRKGGTPELIVTSRIAHEFKRFSLDGKQLETIAVGNCWINRPVIKGDNLYFSVLRTETAEGDDGISLVLDKNDKVISAPGGSAPTYVDGKLQTITFDGKTFMNPHDVCIDNDENIYVPQWNSGKTYPVLLERV, from the coding sequence ATGCAGCAAAAAAACCTCAATAACCGCCGAGACTTTATCAAAACTACCTCTACATTAATAGCTGGAGGCTTACTCTTTCCCCACATCAATTTTGGCAAAGCCCTGGATCCCAAGGCAGCCATCGTCGGTCACGGTGATTTTCGGTACAAGGTCAAAAAGGAATGGGGCACGCAGGATCCATCCATCTACCCTGTAAAGGACTGCCATGAAATGGTCCAAGATAAAAAAGGTAGGCTCATCCTGCTGACCAATGAGACCCAAAACAACGTAATGTTTTATGACCGTTCCGGAAAAGTCCTGGATACTTGGGGACATGACTTTCCCGGTGCCCATGGGCTGACATTACACGATGAAAACGGCGAGGAATTTCTCTATATCACCGATCACGACCGCCATCAAGTCTTCAAAACCACCTTGGACGGAAAGATCCTCCTCACCTTGGATTATCCCAAAGAAACAGGCGTCTATGACGGCCCAGAAAAATACAAGCCCACTGAAGTGGCCATCAGTCCGAATGGAGATATCTATATCGCTGATGGTTATGGACAAAGCTATGTCATCCAATATTCCTCCACAGGAGAATACATCCGGCATTTTGGTGGCAACGGTGACGCAGACGACCAACTCAAGCAAGCCCACGGCATCTGCTTGGATACCCGAAAAGGAGGCACTCCTGAGCTGATCGTTACGTCACGAATTGCCCATGAGTTCAAGCGGTTTTCGCTGGACGGGAAACAGCTCGAAACTATCGCTGTCGGCAACTGCTGGATCAACAGACCTGTGATCAAGGGAGACAATCTTTACTTCTCCGTATTGCGCACCGAAACGGCTGAAGGCGATGATGGCATCAGCTTGGTTTTGGACAAAAACGACAAGGTCATCTCTGCCCCCGGCGGTTCTGCGCCTACTTATGTGGACGGAAAGCTGCAAACCATCACCTTTGACGGCAAGACCTTCATGAATCCCCATGATGTGTGCATCGACAATGACGAAAACATCTATGTTCCCCAATGGAATTCTGGAAAAACCTACCCGGTACTGCTTGAAAGAGTATAA
- a CDS encoding PSD1 and planctomycete cytochrome C domain-containing protein gives MALRNSHSNILLSSLTGMAMLMVCGLSCSESRNTDTVDFNAEVRPIINSKCISCHGGVKQSGGFSLLFEEDALTATKSGTPAIIPGKAHISKMIQRIEATDPDERMPPEGAPLSKEEITTLKKWINQGAQWEDHWAFIPPERPELPAVDQEDWVNNPIDQFVLGKLESKGLTPTDEAPPAELIRRLSLDVIGLPPTQKMVERFRQNPSDKVYETIVDELLASSQYGEHWAAMWMDLARYADTKGYQKDRHRPMWKFRDWTIKAFNADMPFDQFTIEQIAGDLLPAPSKDQLIATGFHRNTMTNDESGTDDEEFRVAAVLDRVNTTWEVWQGITFACVQCHSHPYDPIRHDEYYEFYAFFNNTRDADTWTDSPTMPVYTEIEAAERKKIMHWLDSVKSQNTANYQLASLVQEKETALANIKPDPLPVMAELPAEEKRKTYVFERGNWMTHGKQVSPDVPGSMPQLPKDAPNNRLGLAKWLVSDENPLTARVTVNRIWGKLFGKGIVETQEDFGSQGIPPTHPELLDWLAIHFREDQSWHIKKLLKTIVMSATYRQSSAVTPELLEKDPANYWLARGPRVRLSAEQVHDQALAVSGLLSEKMLGPSVMPPQPDGIWQVINNPEKWVQSTGNDRHRRGLYTYWRRTSPYPSMMAFDSPSREVCVNRRISTNTPLQALVTLNDPVYIEAAQALAKKMSLSEESVKDQIAYGYELALFEAPTEATLGTLISLYEEAKTHFGNGEFSLVNLDQEIKDPDMNAKTVVANAIMNLDVFVTKN, from the coding sequence ATGGCCCTTCGCAATTCCCATAGCAACATCCTTCTATCCAGCCTTACCGGTATGGCAATGCTAATGGTATGTGGCCTATCCTGCTCGGAAAGCCGGAACACGGACACGGTGGATTTCAATGCAGAGGTCCGGCCCATCATCAATTCCAAATGCATTTCATGTCATGGCGGAGTCAAACAGTCTGGGGGATTCAGTTTGCTTTTTGAAGAAGATGCCCTAACGGCTACCAAATCAGGCACTCCAGCCATCATCCCCGGAAAGGCACATATCAGCAAAATGATCCAACGTATCGAAGCTACTGATCCCGATGAACGCATGCCTCCCGAAGGAGCACCGCTGAGCAAGGAAGAAATCACCACCCTCAAAAAGTGGATCAACCAAGGAGCCCAATGGGAAGACCACTGGGCCTTTATCCCTCCCGAACGCCCAGAACTCCCCGCAGTCGATCAGGAAGATTGGGTCAACAACCCCATCGACCAATTCGTGTTGGGAAAATTGGAAAGCAAGGGCTTGACACCGACTGATGAGGCTCCTCCTGCGGAATTGATCCGAAGGCTGAGCCTTGATGTGATCGGACTACCGCCCACGCAGAAAATGGTCGAGCGCTTTCGGCAAAACCCCAGTGACAAGGTCTATGAAACCATCGTAGATGAACTGTTAGCCTCATCTCAATACGGCGAGCACTGGGCGGCGATGTGGATGGACCTGGCACGCTATGCGGACACCAAAGGCTACCAAAAAGACCGCCACCGTCCTATGTGGAAATTCCGCGACTGGACCATCAAGGCCTTCAATGCCGACATGCCCTTTGATCAGTTTACCATTGAGCAAATAGCGGGCGACCTTCTCCCGGCACCTTCCAAAGACCAGCTGATTGCCACGGGCTTTCACCGAAACACCATGACCAACGACGAAAGCGGCACCGACGACGAAGAATTCCGCGTGGCGGCTGTACTGGATCGTGTGAACACCACTTGGGAAGTGTGGCAGGGAATCACCTTTGCCTGTGTACAATGTCACAGCCATCCCTATGACCCCATTCGTCATGATGAATATTATGAATTTTACGCTTTCTTTAACAATACACGGGATGCCGATACTTGGACAGACAGCCCCACGATGCCGGTCTATACGGAGATAGAAGCTGCTGAGCGAAAAAAAATAATGCACTGGCTAGATAGTGTAAAAAGCCAAAATACCGCCAACTACCAACTCGCGAGTCTCGTCCAAGAAAAGGAAACCGCCTTGGCAAATATCAAGCCCGATCCGCTTCCAGTGATGGCCGAGCTTCCCGCTGAGGAAAAACGGAAAACGTATGTTTTCGAAAGGGGCAATTGGATGACCCATGGAAAACAAGTATCCCCTGACGTCCCTGGCTCCATGCCCCAATTACCAAAAGACGCCCCTAACAACCGCCTTGGACTTGCCAAATGGCTGGTAAGTGATGAAAATCCGTTGACGGCAAGGGTCACGGTAAACAGGATATGGGGCAAACTCTTTGGGAAAGGCATTGTAGAAACACAGGAGGATTTTGGCTCGCAGGGCATTCCTCCCACACATCCAGAATTACTGGATTGGCTGGCTATCCACTTTAGGGAAGACCAATCTTGGCATATCAAAAAACTGCTAAAAACCATCGTGATGTCCGCCACCTACCGTCAATCCTCTGCCGTCACCCCTGAGCTACTGGAAAAAGACCCGGCCAATTACTGGCTGGCAAGAGGCCCTCGGGTGAGGCTTTCGGCCGAGCAAGTCCACGACCAAGCCTTGGCTGTCAGCGGATTGCTCAGCGAAAAAATGCTCGGTCCATCCGTCATGCCACCACAACCTGATGGAATATGGCAAGTCATCAACAATCCTGAAAAATGGGTCCAGAGCACCGGAAACGACCGTCACAGGAGGGGCCTTTATACCTATTGGCGTAGGACCAGCCCTTATCCATCCATGATGGCTTTTGACAGTCCCAGCAGGGAAGTCTGTGTCAATCGCAGGATTTCTACCAACACGCCCTTGCAAGCATTGGTGACACTCAATGATCCTGTGTATATTGAAGCAGCACAAGCACTTGCAAAGAAAATGAGCCTGTCCGAAGAGTCGGTAAAGGATCAAATTGCCTACGGGTATGAACTGGCGCTTTTCGAAGCTCCTACTGAAGCAACCCTTGGAACACTCATATCCCTTTACGAAGAAGCCAAGACCCATTTTGGAAACGGTGAGTTTTCATTGGTCAATTTAGACCAAGAAATAAAGGATCCCGACATGAATGCCAAAACCGTCGTAGCCAATGCCATTATGAATTTGGATGTATTTGTAACAAAAAATTAA